A portion of the Gossypium arboreum isolate Shixiya-1 chromosome 8, ASM2569848v2, whole genome shotgun sequence genome contains these proteins:
- the LOC108468539 gene encoding uncharacterized protein LOC108468539 encodes MTKNDALIQSQKATLKNLENQMGQLAVELHNRSQGALPSDIENISNLGKEHYKVVDLRSGKTLEPKEVVIEDERIEKEGSQPTVEIPTPVELELTKSDEETRGAIQEVFGRSKATSHQHPLVEALEKMPNYVKFMKDILSKKKRLNEYETVALMKECSAFIQNKLLPKLKDLGSFTIFCNIRES; translated from the exons ATGACGAAGAATGACGCTTTAATCCAAAGCCAAAAAGCAACACTGAAAAATTTGGAGAACCAAATGGGTCAATTAGCTGTCGAACTTCATAACCGATCGCAAGGAGCCTTACCGAGTGATATAGAAAATATAAGCAATTTGGGAAAGGAACATTACAAAGTAGTTGACTTACGAAGTGGTAAGACTTTGGAACCCAAGGAGGTTGTGATTGAAGATGAACGCATTGAGAAGGAGGGAAGTCAACCAACagttgaaattcctacaccagTTGAGCTAGAACTTACAAAGTCTGATGAG GAAACAagaggtgcaattcaagaagtttttggacgTTCTAAAGCAACTTCACATCAACAtccattggtggaggctttagagAAAATGCCCAATTATGTGAAGTTCATGAAAGACATCCTGTCCAAGAAGAAAAGACTTAATGAGTATGAGACTGTCGCTTTAATGAAGGAGTGTAGTGCGTTCATACAGAACAAGCTTCTTCCGAAACTGAAGGACCTTGGAAGCTTTACTATATTTTGTAATATCAGAGAATCTTAA